The proteins below come from a single Gemmatimonadaceae bacterium genomic window:
- a CDS encoding biotin/lipoyl-containing protein, with translation MRARTGVRDRGRVKYYVTVNGEDHEVTLDENGVQVDGERVSATVESVSGTPVRMVTIGDEVHRVVVRPAARGAYTLWLDGYRFEVEALDERARAIRELSGKNAGPSGPAPLVAPMPGLIVRVNAHPGDEVRAGQGLVVMEAMKMENELRAPAAGRVRAILATPGTAVEKGAVLIELE, from the coding sequence GTGCGAGCTCGTACCGGCGTCCGAGACCGAGGCCGCGTGAAGTACTACGTCACGGTGAACGGCGAGGACCACGAGGTCACGCTCGACGAGAATGGCGTGCAGGTCGACGGCGAGCGCGTCTCGGCAACCGTTGAATCGGTCAGCGGGACCCCCGTTCGAATGGTCACGATCGGCGACGAGGTTCACCGGGTAGTTGTGCGACCCGCCGCCCGCGGTGCATACACGTTGTGGCTGGACGGCTATCGGTTCGAGGTCGAGGCGCTCGACGAACGCGCCCGCGCGATTCGCGAGCTCTCGGGAAAAAACGCGGGGCCGTCTGGACCGGCGCCGTTGGTCGCGCCGATGCCGGGACTCATCGTACGAGTCAACGCGCATCCGGGCGACGAAGTGCGGGCCGGCCAAGGGTTGGTGGTGATGGAGGCGATGAAGATGGAGAACGAGCTTCGCGCGCCGGCCGCGGGTCGCGTGCGCGCGATTCTCGCCACGCCGGGCACGGCGGTGGAGAAGGGCGCGGTGCTCATCGAGCTGGAGTGA
- a CDS encoding TRAM domain-containing protein produces the protein MTLAELDIDSIAAGGDGVGRSNGVVVFVPRAAPGDRVRARVEVQRRFARGEIDSIVRPSPDRVTPECPHYVADKCGGCQLQHIGYDAQLEAKRRIIRDSLARIGKRSADLPSIEASPRRWRYRRKLTLTMRRAGQSDSWTMGLRPYDDPDRIFALRDCPITDERVLAVWKDIAAAGRLLPDADELRGAVQLAGEDVSVVVRGGNAWPRRAEFFEAVPSATTLWWQPTHRARNLVASRGTSPARDASASFAQVNTEVGAELHAYVLERARRYRPASVVDAYSGAGATAVPLASDGARVTAVEADRDAAAECAESLAPFAGSRSLTARVEDVIEQTLPADVILLNPPRVGVHERVTASIAAASPAPRAVIYVSCDPATLARDVARLPGFRVASLQAFDMFPQTAHVETVCELVPASETEAA, from the coding sequence ATGACGCTGGCCGAGCTGGACATCGACTCCATCGCGGCCGGCGGCGACGGCGTCGGGCGCTCGAATGGTGTCGTGGTGTTCGTGCCGCGCGCGGCTCCGGGCGACCGAGTACGGGCGCGCGTCGAGGTGCAACGCCGCTTCGCCCGCGGAGAGATCGATTCGATCGTTCGTCCGTCTCCGGACCGTGTGACGCCGGAATGCCCGCACTACGTCGCCGACAAGTGCGGCGGCTGCCAGCTTCAGCACATCGGCTACGATGCACAGTTGGAGGCCAAGCGCCGCATCATCCGCGATTCGCTGGCCCGCATCGGTAAGCGCTCCGCCGACCTGCCGTCGATCGAGGCAAGCCCGCGCCGCTGGCGATATCGGAGAAAGCTGACGCTCACCATGCGTCGCGCCGGCCAGTCCGACTCCTGGACGATGGGGCTGCGTCCGTACGACGACCCGGATCGGATCTTCGCGCTCCGCGACTGTCCGATCACCGACGAGCGCGTGCTGGCGGTGTGGAAGGACATCGCGGCGGCCGGGCGCTTGTTGCCCGACGCCGACGAGCTTCGGGGCGCCGTGCAATTGGCGGGAGAGGACGTGTCCGTCGTCGTGCGAGGCGGCAACGCGTGGCCCCGGCGAGCGGAGTTCTTCGAGGCCGTTCCGTCGGCGACGACGCTGTGGTGGCAACCGACGCACCGCGCGCGCAATCTCGTGGCGTCGCGCGGAACGAGCCCGGCTCGAGATGCGAGCGCGTCGTTCGCCCAGGTGAACACCGAGGTCGGCGCCGAACTACACGCGTACGTGCTCGAGCGCGCCAGGCGTTACCGGCCGGCGAGCGTGGTCGACGCGTACTCGGGCGCCGGGGCCACCGCGGTTCCGTTGGCGAGCGACGGCGCGCGCGTTACGGCCGTGGAAGCCGACCGCGACGCCGCCGCCGAATGTGCGGAGTCGCTCGCTCCGTTCGCGGGATCTCGATCGCTCACGGCGCGCGTCGAGGACGTCATCGAGCAGACGCTTCCGGCGGACGTCATTCTCCTCAACCCGCCGCGCGTCGGGGTGCACGAGCGCGTCACGGCGTCGATCGCCGCGGCCTCGCCGGCGCCGCGCGCCGTGATTTACGTGAGCTGCGATCCCGCCACGCTGGCGCGCGATGTGGCGCGTTTGCCCGGGTTTCGCGTGGCGTCGTTGCAGGCGTTCGACATGTTCCCGCAGACCGCGCACGTCGAAACGGTGTGCGAGCTCGTACCGGCGTCCGAGACCGAGGCCGCGTGA
- a CDS encoding acetyl-CoA carboxylase biotin carboxylase subunit, translating into MSFSKVLVANRGEIALRIVRACREMGIGSVAVYSDADARAPHVREADEAVNIGPPPSSESYLRGEKIIEAAKRAGAQAIHPGYGFLSEREWFARAVRDAGLTFIGPPAEAIAAMGSKTAARQLAIGAQVPVVPGTTTPLADAADARKIADEFGYPVLLKAAAGGGGKGMRLVRAAADMETALDSARREAKNAFGDDAVYVEKYIVGPRHVEIQVLGDQHGTMLSLNERECSVQRRHQKMIEESPSVAVTPELRRAMGETAVRAARAAGYFNAGTCEFLLDRDGRFYFLEMNTRLQVEHPVTELVTGIDLVQWQIRIAAGERLPYRQEEIVPRGWAIECRITSEDPSNGFLPSTGRISYLHVPGGPGVRWDGGIETGSEIGLFYDPMLAKLIVHAPTREAAVARMHRALLELTIEGIESSRDFHLRVMEDAEFKAGAIEIQWLERRLDSIVRAPAPPATAKAAALVGALIADRDRRALRQTPAAGTARVDGGGGGRRDDWVQVGRLEGLR; encoded by the coding sequence GTGAGCTTTTCCAAGGTCCTCGTCGCCAACCGCGGCGAGATCGCGCTGCGCATCGTCCGCGCGTGCCGGGAAATGGGAATCGGCTCCGTCGCCGTGTACAGTGACGCCGACGCGCGCGCGCCGCACGTTCGGGAAGCGGACGAGGCTGTGAACATCGGGCCGCCGCCGTCGAGCGAGAGCTACCTTCGCGGAGAGAAGATCATCGAGGCCGCGAAACGCGCTGGCGCGCAGGCTATTCATCCCGGGTACGGATTCCTCTCCGAACGTGAGTGGTTCGCACGCGCGGTGCGCGACGCCGGACTCACGTTCATCGGGCCGCCGGCGGAAGCCATCGCCGCGATGGGGAGCAAGACCGCCGCGCGTCAGCTGGCGATCGGCGCCCAGGTCCCCGTCGTTCCCGGCACGACGACGCCGCTCGCCGACGCCGCGGACGCGCGCAAGATCGCCGACGAGTTCGGGTATCCGGTGCTGCTCAAGGCGGCGGCCGGCGGAGGCGGCAAAGGCATGCGCCTCGTTCGCGCCGCCGCGGACATGGAAACCGCGCTCGACTCGGCGCGGCGCGAAGCGAAGAACGCCTTCGGCGACGACGCGGTCTACGTCGAGAAGTACATCGTCGGCCCGCGCCACGTGGAGATTCAGGTCCTCGGCGACCAGCACGGTACGATGCTGTCGCTCAACGAGCGCGAATGCTCCGTGCAGCGCCGCCACCAGAAAATGATCGAGGAATCGCCGAGCGTCGCCGTGACTCCGGAGCTCCGCCGCGCAATGGGAGAGACAGCCGTGCGCGCGGCGCGCGCCGCGGGGTACTTCAACGCGGGTACCTGCGAGTTCTTGCTCGACCGCGACGGCAGGTTCTACTTCCTCGAGATGAACACGCGGCTCCAGGTCGAGCACCCCGTCACCGAGTTGGTAACGGGGATCGACCTCGTGCAGTGGCAGATTCGAATCGCGGCCGGCGAGCGCCTTCCGTATAGACAAGAAGAGATCGTCCCGCGCGGCTGGGCGATCGAGTGCCGCATTACCAGCGAAGATCCGAGCAATGGTTTTCTCCCATCGACCGGGCGGATCAGCTACCTCCACGTGCCCGGCGGCCCGGGCGTCCGCTGGGACGGCGGGATCGAAACGGGAAGTGAGATCGGACTCTTCTACGATCCGATGCTCGCGAAGCTCATCGTGCATGCGCCGACGCGCGAGGCTGCGGTGGCGCGCATGCACCGCGCGCTGCTCGAGCTGACGATCGAAGGCATCGAGAGCTCGCGCGACTTTCACCTGCGCGTGATGGAAGACGCCGAGTTCAAGGCAGGGGCGATCGAGATCCAGTGGCTCGAGCGTCGACTCGATTCGATCGTGCGCGCGCCGGCTCCGCCCGCAACGGCGAAGGCCGCCGCGCTCGTCGGCGCGCTGATCGCCGACCGCGACCGTCGCGCACTTCGACAAACGCCGGCCGCCGGCACCGCACGTGTCGATGGAGGGGGAGGCGGCCGTCGCGACGATTGGGTGCAGGTGGGGCGCCTCGAGGGATTGCGATGA
- a CDS encoding acyl-CoA carboxylase subunit beta, which translates to MTMRDKLDLLERRAAESEQGGGERRVQAQHAKGKLSARERLDLLLDEGSFVEFDRFVVHRSTDFGLEDEKYYGDGVVTGYGRIDGRLVYVFSQDFTVFGGSLSEAFAEKICKVMDLAVRNGAPVIGLNDSGGARIQEGVVSLGGYAEIFLRNTLASGVVPQISAVLGPCAGGAVYSPAITDFIYMTRGTSYMFVTGPNVVKTVTHEDVTMERLGGADTHAGTSGVAHFVHESEPACLAAIRELFAFIPQNNLDDPPRGKGTDPRDRRDEALLDVVPDHPNKPYDIHHVISRVVDDGRFYEVQREYAQNIVCGFAHLGGISIGIVANQPAVLAGVLDISASLKAARFIRFCDAFNIPIVTFEDVPGFLPGTAQEHGGIIKHGAKLLYAYCEATVPKLTVITRKAYGGAYDVMSSKHIRGDYNVAWPTAEIAVMGPKGAVEILFRKEINDSSDPAKATDAKVAEYTEKFANPYVAAGRGYVDDIIDPRDTRPRLIGALETLRAKRDRNPPKKHGNIPL; encoded by the coding sequence ATGACCATGCGAGACAAGCTCGACCTTCTCGAGCGCCGGGCAGCCGAGTCGGAGCAGGGAGGCGGCGAGCGCCGCGTCCAGGCCCAACACGCCAAGGGCAAGCTGTCGGCGCGAGAGCGGCTCGACCTTTTGCTGGATGAGGGGAGCTTCGTGGAGTTCGACCGCTTCGTCGTCCACCGGTCCACGGACTTCGGGCTCGAGGACGAGAAGTACTACGGCGACGGTGTCGTCACGGGATACGGCCGGATCGACGGACGGCTGGTCTACGTGTTCTCGCAGGATTTCACGGTCTTCGGGGGGTCGCTCTCCGAAGCCTTCGCCGAGAAGATCTGCAAGGTCATGGATCTCGCCGTGCGCAACGGCGCGCCGGTGATCGGGCTGAACGACTCCGGCGGCGCGCGCATTCAGGAAGGCGTGGTCTCGCTGGGCGGTTATGCCGAGATCTTTCTGCGCAACACGCTCGCGTCAGGCGTCGTTCCACAAATCTCGGCGGTGCTCGGTCCCTGCGCCGGCGGCGCGGTCTATTCGCCGGCGATCACGGATTTCATCTACATGACGCGCGGCACGTCGTACATGTTCGTGACCGGGCCGAACGTCGTAAAAACGGTCACGCACGAAGACGTGACGATGGAGCGCCTCGGCGGCGCCGACACGCACGCGGGCACGTCGGGCGTCGCGCATTTCGTGCACGAGTCGGAGCCGGCGTGTCTCGCCGCGATCCGCGAGCTGTTCGCGTTCATTCCGCAGAACAACCTCGACGACCCGCCGCGCGGCAAAGGCACCGATCCGCGCGACCGGCGAGACGAGGCGTTGCTCGACGTCGTGCCGGACCATCCGAACAAGCCGTACGACATTCACCACGTCATCAGCCGCGTCGTCGACGACGGCCGATTCTACGAAGTGCAGCGCGAGTACGCACAGAACATCGTGTGCGGGTTCGCCCATCTCGGTGGAATCAGCATCGGGATCGTCGCCAACCAGCCGGCCGTGCTCGCCGGCGTGTTGGACATCAGCGCGTCGCTCAAGGCGGCGCGTTTCATTCGCTTCTGCGACGCGTTCAACATCCCCATCGTGACGTTCGAGGACGTGCCCGGATTCCTGCCCGGCACCGCGCAGGAGCACGGCGGAATCATCAAGCACGGCGCCAAGCTGCTCTATGCGTATTGTGAAGCGACCGTGCCCAAGCTCACGGTGATCACGCGCAAGGCGTACGGCGGCGCATACGACGTCATGTCGTCCAAGCACATTCGCGGCGACTACAACGTCGCGTGGCCGACGGCGGAGATCGCCGTGATGGGCCCCAAGGGCGCGGTCGAGATTCTCTTCCGGAAAGAGATCAACGACAGCTCCGATCCGGCCAAGGCGACCGACGCGAAGGTGGCCGAGTACACGGAGAAGTTCGCGAATCCGTACGTCGCCGCCGGGCGCGGTTATGTGGACGACATCATCGATCCGCGCGACACGCGTCCCCGGCTCATCGGCGCGCTCGAAACGCTTCGGGCGAAGCGCGACCGCAACCCGCCGAAGAAACACGGCAACATTCCGCTGTGA
- a CDS encoding carboxypeptidase regulatory-like domain-containing protein — MILVRAAALSLIPCLVVAQTGHVVGSVVDKVAAVALPFSGVSVAGLSTDRLTSDSGAFQIDLPAGMIRLRVRHVGFTPVDTQLVVRANDTTRVRIELSRIPVTLAAVRVTDEACRSPGAPTASDALAQVFQQLQLNAEQFRLVSARYPFTSVVERRFSHLVEEPKPRQKSDSVARADTISVITKTDSIQVPSDQKWHYKPGDIIVASGVSVLGVRYAVMIPTLAVFADAEFVKHHCFHDVGETTVDGQTFRRVDFKAAQDIDDPDIDGTMYLDPATYVIRRSAISLSKKSRYTSSYDSVVVETTFDELVSGVPVITFSVGRNVLPRSGGRPGRANSLPDGSRMLDDEESQRVREIRFIHDVPGLGDASTPDGHAPRVVRLGGSSSRRRVLGVFDAESGAPVAGAAVRDSASGKSALTTATGTVSLGFVPRSSATIQVERAGYERASMPVSLTLTDTLPLTVVLRRVRAPR, encoded by the coding sequence ATGATTCTCGTCCGTGCAGCGGCGCTGTCGCTGATTCCTTGTTTGGTGGTCGCCCAGACCGGCCACGTCGTCGGCAGCGTCGTCGACAAGGTGGCGGCCGTCGCGCTTCCATTTTCCGGCGTTTCCGTCGCCGGCCTGTCGACGGATCGGCTCACCAGCGACAGCGGCGCGTTTCAGATCGACCTGCCGGCCGGAATGATTCGCCTGCGGGTCCGCCACGTCGGATTCACGCCGGTCGATACGCAGCTCGTCGTTCGTGCCAACGACACGACGCGCGTGAGAATCGAGCTTTCGCGAATTCCGGTGACGCTGGCCGCCGTGCGGGTCACGGACGAGGCGTGCCGCTCGCCGGGCGCGCCGACGGCGAGCGACGCGCTCGCGCAGGTGTTCCAACAGCTACAACTGAATGCCGAACAGTTCCGGCTGGTCAGCGCCCGCTACCCATTCACGTCCGTCGTCGAACGACGGTTCAGTCACCTGGTCGAGGAACCGAAACCGCGACAGAAATCAGATTCGGTTGCGCGGGCCGACACCATTTCGGTCATCACGAAGACCGATTCGATTCAGGTGCCGAGCGATCAGAAATGGCACTACAAGCCGGGCGACATCATCGTCGCCTCCGGAGTGTCCGTCCTTGGCGTGCGGTACGCCGTGATGATTCCGACACTCGCGGTCTTCGCCGACGCCGAATTCGTGAAGCACCACTGCTTCCACGACGTCGGTGAGACGACGGTGGACGGCCAGACGTTCAGGCGCGTCGACTTCAAGGCCGCGCAGGACATCGACGATCCGGACATCGATGGCACGATGTACCTCGACCCGGCGACCTACGTCATTCGACGATCCGCGATCTCGCTGTCAAAAAAGTCGCGGTACACCAGCTCGTACGACTCCGTCGTCGTCGAGACGACGTTCGACGAGTTGGTGAGCGGCGTGCCCGTGATCACGTTCTCGGTCGGGCGCAACGTGTTGCCGCGCAGCGGCGGACGGCCCGGACGAGCCAACAGTCTCCCCGACGGGTCTCGCATGCTCGACGACGAAGAGTCGCAGCGTGTCCGTGAGATACGATTCATCCACGACGTCCCCGGATTGGGCGACGCGTCGACCCCCGACGGGCACGCGCCACGCGTCGTCCGCCTGGGCGGATCGAGCAGCCGCCGTCGCGTGCTCGGGGTGTTCGATGCGGAATCAGGGGCACCGGTAGCCGGCGCCGCGGTTCGCGATTCCGCGAGCGGAAAATCGGCGCTCACCACGGCGACCGGTACGGTGAGCCTCGGGTTCGTCCCACGGTCGAGCGCGACGATCCAGGTCGAGCGTGCCGGCTACGAGCGGGCATCGATGCCCGTGTCGCTCACGTTGACCGACACGCTGCCGCTCACGGTCGTGCTTCGCCGAGTTCGCGCGCCACGCTAA
- a CDS encoding serine hydrolase domain-containing protein: MTDLIRRALALAAALAVPTARTAPQSAAALPSAMRARIDSIATQEMAARGAPSVSLAVVKDGAIAYTNAYGLARLAPPMRAVPSMRYSIGSVSKQFTATAILMLAEQGKLSLDDKVSRFVPGLTRADEVTIRQILSMTSGYQDYWPQDYVMPPMLKPITAQAIIDQWAKKPLDFEPGTKWQYSNTNFVIAGLIVEKASGIPLVDFLKQRIFTPLDMKSVMIIDQGPLGPGDPERYERFGLGPPRIAPKEGAGWLYAAGELAMKSSDLATWDISVIKQSLMTPPSYHTQQTTILLADGRSTGYGLGVDVGSFQGHRLISHGGEVSGFSTRNMIFPDDRVAIVVFANLFATDVQAVIANRIADLLFSATDQATEKSVAQAKAIFLGLQKGHLDRSLFTSNANAWFSDVAIRDFQSSLAPCGTVTDVRQTATSLRGGMTYRDYAVRCGPKTYSVSTFVMPDGKLEQYIVTPE, translated from the coding sequence ATGACCGATCTAATCAGACGCGCGCTCGCGCTGGCGGCCGCGCTCGCCGTTCCGACGGCCCGCACGGCGCCGCAATCCGCGGCAGCCCTTCCGAGCGCGATGCGCGCGCGCATCGACTCCATTGCCACGCAGGAGATGGCCGCGCGCGGCGCGCCGAGCGTCTCGCTCGCCGTCGTGAAGGACGGCGCCATCGCCTACACCAACGCCTATGGTTTGGCCCGACTCGCGCCACCGATGCGCGCGGTGCCATCGATGCGCTACAGCATCGGTTCGGTGAGCAAGCAGTTCACCGCGACCGCGATCCTGATGCTCGCCGAGCAAGGCAAGCTGTCGCTCGACGACAAGGTGTCGCGCTTCGTCCCCGGGCTCACGCGGGCCGACGAAGTGACGATCCGCCAGATCCTGTCGATGACGTCCGGCTACCAGGACTACTGGCCGCAGGACTACGTGATGCCGCCGATGCTGAAGCCGATCACCGCGCAGGCGATCATCGACCAATGGGCGAAGAAGCCGCTCGACTTCGAGCCCGGCACGAAATGGCAGTACAGCAACACGAACTTCGTCATCGCGGGCCTCATCGTCGAGAAAGCGAGCGGAATTCCGCTCGTCGATTTTCTCAAGCAACGAATTTTCACGCCGCTCGACATGAAATCCGTCATGATCATCGACCAGGGTCCGCTCGGTCCCGGCGATCCCGAGCGATACGAGCGGTTCGGGCTCGGGCCGCCGCGCATCGCGCCGAAGGAGGGGGCGGGATGGCTCTACGCGGCCGGCGAGCTCGCGATGAAGTCGAGCGATCTCGCGACGTGGGACATTTCCGTCATCAAGCAATCGCTCATGACTCCGCCGTCGTACCACACCCAGCAGACGACGATCCTGCTCGCCGACGGGCGCTCCACCGGCTATGGACTCGGCGTCGACGTGGGATCGTTCCAAGGACATCGATTGATCTCGCACGGCGGCGAGGTCTCCGGCTTCTCCACGCGGAACATGATCTTCCCGGACGACCGCGTGGCGATCGTCGTGTTCGCGAACCTCTTCGCGACCGACGTGCAGGCCGTGATCGCGAATCGAATCGCCGATCTGCTGTTCTCGGCGACCGATCAGGCGACGGAGAAGTCCGTTGCGCAGGCAAAGGCGATCTTCCTCGGCTTGCAGAAGGGGCACCTCGATCGATCGCTCTTCACGTCAAACGCCAACGCCTGGTTCAGCGACGTGGCGATTCGGGATTTCCAATCGAGCCTGGCGCCCTGCGGCACGGTCACCGACGTGCGGCAGACAGCGACGTCGCTGCGCGGCGGAATGACCTATCGCGACTACGCCGTGCGCTGCGGCCCGAAGACCTACTCCGTGTCGACGTTCGTCATGCCCGACGGGAAGTTGGAGCAGTACATCGTGACGCCCGAGTAG
- a CDS encoding ABC transporter permease → MGQMNPERWLRIIPLRLRSLLRRDDVERDLDDEMRDHIECETQENIRRGMSSIEARAAALRRFGGIAYQKERVRDARGTRAFEEFARDLVFALRGLRRAPGFTAAVIVTLGLGIGANTAMFTVLRGTLLRSLSNRDDRQLVYLRQSASGVGQQNETFSVPEIADFRAGVKAFARVAEYSAMSFTMVGDDGFPERISTGVVSGNYFDVMGLEAVAGRVFAPRDDDKDAAPVVVLSNQFWVKRFGGDPAVIGKRININSILATIVGVVEPVTPFPQPTDVYGNLVTSPHHLGAAMVTSRTHRMTEVFARLAPGATVEQARLETATVASNMFRDHPDQYEKAARYTVAVTPLRDAINARAKLTVWLLMAAAAFVLLIACANVTNLTLMRAVGRERDLVVRAALGAGRWRLRRLLLAENLALTVAGGALGIGMAMAGMKMLVSFVAQLTPRADEIHVDGVVLGVCLATSVIAAIGIAYVSRLPGGAEAAPTSVGSRATLGRGRQRFQRLLVVAQVGACMILLTGAGLLVRTLVKLDAVDAGVRVDHVLTLELPFHSSSGTPQQQQLENQTLLARDRDRVAALPGVSLVAMGDGVPLSSDRMAQEILPDDRPLAQGEAIPRAISKSVDARYFEAAGMRIVSGRAFTATDLAGGAPVVIVTQSFAKRLFGNTNPVGRRIAWTGWMKANLASGSEASTIVGIAADTHDDGVDAPPTPTVFLPLNQGMVFSGVLVIRSQADPAALVPAVMRAIREVSPQQLIERVRTLEAIRDKSVAPRRLNAIFLMSFAGLALVIAMVGIGAVLAFSVSSRIHEIGIRMSVGADAGRVRRMVLREGGVLLAAGVAFGFVGALAAARMLRGLLFGVAPNDPFTLATVAVALAGIGLAACWMPAARAARVDPAVALRAE, encoded by the coding sequence CGACGAGATGCGCGATCACATCGAATGCGAGACGCAGGAGAACATCCGGCGAGGCATGTCTTCCATCGAAGCCCGCGCGGCGGCGCTGCGGCGTTTCGGTGGAATCGCGTATCAGAAGGAGCGCGTGCGCGATGCACGCGGCACACGTGCGTTCGAGGAGTTCGCGCGCGACCTCGTGTTCGCGCTGCGCGGCTTGCGCCGCGCTCCGGGATTCACGGCCGCGGTGATCGTGACGCTTGGCCTCGGCATCGGCGCCAACACGGCGATGTTCACCGTGCTGCGCGGGACGTTGCTCCGGTCGCTATCGAATCGCGACGATCGGCAGCTCGTCTATCTCCGCCAATCGGCGTCGGGCGTCGGCCAACAAAACGAGACGTTCTCCGTACCCGAGATCGCCGACTTCCGCGCCGGCGTGAAGGCCTTCGCGCGCGTGGCCGAATACTCGGCCATGTCGTTCACGATGGTCGGCGACGACGGCTTCCCGGAGCGCATCTCGACGGGCGTCGTGAGCGGCAACTACTTCGACGTCATGGGTCTCGAGGCCGTCGCCGGCCGAGTGTTCGCGCCGCGCGACGACGACAAGGACGCCGCGCCGGTCGTGGTGCTGTCCAACCAGTTCTGGGTGAAGCGGTTCGGCGGCGACCCGGCGGTCATCGGGAAGCGCATCAACATCAACTCCATTCTTGCGACGATCGTCGGGGTCGTGGAGCCGGTGACGCCGTTCCCGCAACCGACTGACGTGTACGGGAACCTCGTCACGAGCCCGCACCACCTGGGCGCCGCGATGGTGACGAGCCGAACGCACCGCATGACCGAGGTGTTCGCGCGCCTCGCCCCTGGCGCCACCGTGGAGCAAGCGCGTCTCGAGACCGCGACGGTCGCGTCGAACATGTTCCGCGACCACCCGGACCAGTACGAGAAGGCCGCGCGATACACCGTGGCTGTGACGCCTCTTCGCGACGCGATCAACGCACGCGCGAAGCTCACGGTGTGGCTGCTCATGGCGGCCGCCGCATTCGTGCTGCTGATCGCCTGTGCCAACGTCACCAATCTCACGCTCATGCGCGCGGTCGGTCGCGAGCGCGACCTGGTCGTGCGTGCCGCGCTCGGAGCAGGGCGCTGGCGGCTCCGGCGGCTCTTGCTCGCCGAGAATCTCGCGCTGACCGTCGCCGGCGGCGCGTTGGGCATTGGCATGGCGATGGCCGGGATGAAGATGCTCGTCTCGTTCGTCGCGCAGCTGACGCCGCGCGCGGACGAGATTCACGTCGACGGTGTCGTCCTCGGCGTGTGCTTGGCCACCAGCGTGATCGCCGCGATCGGCATTGCCTACGTGTCACGGCTCCCTGGGGGAGCTGAGGCTGCTCCCACGAGCGTCGGCTCGCGCGCAACGCTCGGACGGGGCCGGCAGCGCTTCCAACGGCTGCTCGTCGTCGCGCAGGTCGGCGCCTGTATGATCTTGCTGACGGGGGCCGGGTTGCTCGTGCGAACGCTCGTGAAGCTCGACGCCGTCGATGCCGGAGTGCGCGTCGACCACGTGCTGACGCTCGAGCTCCCGTTTCATTCGTCGAGCGGAACACCGCAGCAGCAGCAACTGGAGAACCAGACGCTCCTCGCGCGAGATCGCGATCGCGTCGCCGCGCTCCCGGGAGTCTCCCTGGTCGCGATGGGAGACGGCGTGCCGCTCTCGAGCGACAGGATGGCGCAGGAGATCCTGCCCGACGACCGTCCGCTCGCGCAAGGCGAAGCGATCCCGCGCGCCATCAGCAAGAGTGTGGACGCGCGTTACTTCGAGGCCGCGGGCATGCGCATCGTATCCGGGCGCGCGTTCACGGCAACCGACCTCGCGGGCGGCGCACCGGTCGTTATCGTGACGCAATCATTCGCAAAGCGACTGTTCGGCAACACCAATCCGGTCGGCCGGCGCATCGCGTGGACGGGTTGGATGAAGGCGAACTTGGCGTCGGGCAGCGAAGCGTCGACCATCGTCGGCATCGCGGCCGACACGCACGACGACGGTGTCGATGCTCCGCCGACGCCAACCGTGTTCCTGCCGCTGAATCAAGGGATGGTGTTCTCGGGAGTTCTGGTGATTCGCTCGCAGGCCGACCCCGCGGCGCTCGTGCCCGCGGTGATGCGTGCCATTCGCGAGGTGTCGCCGCAACAGTTGATCGAGCGGGTTCGCACGCTCGAGGCGATCCGTGACAAATCGGTCGCGCCGCGCAGGCTGAATGCGATCTTCTTGATGTCCTTCGCCGGGTTGGCTCTCGTGATCGCCATGGTCGGCATTGGCGCGGTGCTCGCATTTTCCGTGTCGTCCCGAATTCACGAGATCGGCATTCGCATGAGCGTCGGCGCCGACGCCGGACGCGTGCGTCGCATGGTACTGCGCGAGGGCGGCGTTCTCCTCGCGGCGGGCGTCGCGTTCGGTTTCGTGGGAGCGCTCGCCGCGGCTCGCATGCTCCGAGGGTTGCTCTTCGGCGTCGCACCCAATGATCCATTTACGTTGGCGACGGTCGCCGTCGCGCTGGCCGGCATCGGCCTCGCGGCCTGTTGGATGCCGGCCGCACGCGCGGCGCGGGTGGATCCGGCCGTCGCCCTTCGGGCCGAATGA